One region of Streptomyces rishiriensis genomic DNA includes:
- a CDS encoding ATP-binding protein yields the protein MLRRNSFRLPRHPASVGLARRRVRDHLADWGHGPDDPALADAVLVVSELATNVVRHGRSPDSSSPDPRSEREFEVAVTALGDGSCLIEVSDEGRLDPRLRPVGESEEHGRGLHLVEHLAAAWGVWNRGRHGKTVWALVTAPA from the coding sequence GTGCTGAGACGCAACTCCTTCCGGCTGCCCCGGCACCCGGCGTCCGTCGGTCTCGCCAGGCGCCGGGTGCGGGACCATCTCGCGGACTGGGGCCACGGCCCCGACGACCCGGCGCTGGCCGACGCCGTCCTCGTCGTGTCCGAGCTGGCCACCAATGTCGTACGCCACGGACGCTCCCCGGACTCTTCGAGCCCGGACCCCCGGAGCGAGCGCGAGTTCGAGGTGGCCGTCACCGCACTCGGTGACGGCTCCTGCCTCATAGAGGTCTCCGACGAGGGCCGGCTCGATCCCCGGCTGCGGCCGGTCGGGGAGTCGGAGGAGCACGGCCGGGGCCTGCACCTGGTGGAGCACCTCGCCGCCGCGTGGGGCGTGTGGAACAGGGGCCGGCACGGCAAGACGGTATGGGCCCTGGTCACGGCCCCCGCCTAG
- a CDS encoding sensor histidine kinase, producing the protein MRRIHRPGIHSLRAKLTAANVGLLAFGIVVATAVSLMGMRHYLLDQVDAELTKMRDSLGSSQLTLRQIDSLSVLSVVSDRLLPQSTDTQGTDTRPAPDSIFTAVDGRGTALAVFGVRPTDAQRGLADAVPDPLALTTDTEPHDVTVHGDTYRATATRLPDGTYILLATSTEALHKGIAKALKLDLAVGTLLLVLLACLTLFSVRRRMRPLEDMVETSSAIAEGDLTRRVPSSHHPTQEVEQLRLALNSMLHQVETAYRTREHSAAQLRRFVADASHELRTPLSAIRGYLQLYDQGMLVEQEERRRAWDRMNGEVDRMGRLVDELLTLARLDQRPELRLRGVDVSRLVRDSAQDLRAQQPGRPVTVEADGAVLVRADESGLRQVLGNLVANVRTHTSAEVPVRLGVQRVDGVVRLSVEDKGPGLGPEDAARVFDRFFRAGGGAGSGLGLAIVQGVVRAHGGEVSVRTAPGEGLTVTVTLPTRPKADT; encoded by the coding sequence GTGAGGCGGATCCACCGGCCCGGCATCCACTCGCTGCGCGCCAAGCTGACTGCGGCGAACGTGGGGCTGCTCGCGTTCGGCATCGTCGTCGCGACCGCCGTCAGTCTGATGGGGATGCGGCACTATCTCCTCGACCAGGTGGACGCCGAACTGACCAAGATGCGTGACTCGCTGGGCAGTTCACAGCTGACCCTGCGCCAGATCGACTCGCTGTCCGTGCTGAGCGTCGTCAGCGACCGCCTCCTGCCGCAGAGCACGGACACGCAGGGCACGGACACCCGGCCGGCACCGGACTCGATCTTCACCGCCGTCGACGGCCGGGGCACGGCCCTGGCCGTCTTCGGCGTCCGGCCCACCGACGCCCAGCGCGGCCTCGCGGACGCGGTGCCGGACCCGCTCGCCCTCACCACCGACACCGAGCCGCACGACGTCACCGTGCACGGCGACACGTACCGCGCGACCGCGACCCGGCTGCCCGACGGCACCTACATCCTGCTGGCCACCTCCACCGAAGCCCTCCACAAGGGCATAGCGAAGGCCCTGAAGCTCGACCTCGCCGTCGGCACGCTGCTGCTGGTGCTGCTGGCCTGTCTGACCCTGTTCAGCGTGCGGCGGCGGATGCGGCCGCTGGAGGACATGGTGGAGACGTCGTCGGCGATCGCCGAGGGGGACCTGACCCGGCGCGTGCCCTCCAGCCACCACCCCACCCAGGAGGTCGAGCAGCTGCGGCTCGCCCTGAACTCCATGCTCCACCAGGTGGAGACGGCGTACCGCACGCGCGAGCACAGCGCGGCCCAGCTGCGCCGCTTCGTGGCCGACGCCTCGCACGAACTGCGCACCCCGCTCTCCGCGATCCGCGGCTACCTCCAGCTGTACGACCAGGGGATGCTGGTCGAGCAGGAGGAGCGCCGGCGGGCCTGGGACCGGATGAACGGCGAGGTGGACCGGATGGGCCGGCTCGTCGACGAGCTGCTCACGCTGGCCCGTCTCGACCAGCGGCCCGAACTTCGGCTGCGGGGCGTCGACGTGAGCCGTCTGGTGCGGGACTCGGCGCAGGACCTGCGCGCGCAGCAGCCCGGGCGGCCGGTCACGGTCGAGGCCGACGGGGCCGTGCTGGTGCGGGCCGACGAGTCGGGACTGCGTCAGGTGCTGGGCAACCTGGTGGCCAACGTGCGCACGCACACGTCGGCCGAGGTGCCGGTGCGGCTCGGGGTGCAGCGGGTGGACGGGGTCGTTCGGCTGTCGGTCGAGGACAAGGGGCCGGGGCTGGGACCGGAGGACGCGGCACGGGTCTTCGACCGGTTCTTCCGGGCCGGGGGCGGCGCGGGCAGCGGCCTCGGCCTGGCGATCGTGCAGGGGGTCGTGCGGGCACACGGGGGCGAGGTGAGCGTGCGGACGGCACCGGGCGAGGGCCTGACCGTCACGGTGACGCTGCCGACCCGCCCGAAGGCCGACACCTGA
- a CDS encoding response regulator transcription factor, translating to MTTASGTVLVVEDEPSIADVLAIALRYHRFEVMVAGTVREALALADRTRPDVALLDVMLPDGDGRALGRELRSRRPGLALVFLTARDAPTEIVGALGFGDDYITKPFDIDVVVARLTAVLRRTRPADVLPQRPPLRYGDLELDETTYSARRAGRSVELTPTEYALLRFLVRNGGRIVPKEQLLRHVWQYEHTPPESTVVETYISYLRRKLDVLGPPVITTRRGVGYGLA from the coding sequence ATGACGACGGCTTCCGGCACCGTGCTGGTCGTGGAGGACGAACCGAGCATCGCGGACGTCCTCGCCATCGCCCTGCGCTACCACCGCTTCGAGGTCATGGTCGCGGGCACCGTCCGCGAGGCCCTCGCCCTCGCCGACCGCACCCGGCCGGACGTGGCCCTGCTCGACGTGATGCTGCCGGACGGCGACGGCCGGGCGCTGGGCCGTGAACTGCGCTCGCGCAGGCCCGGCCTGGCGCTGGTGTTCCTCACCGCGCGGGACGCGCCGACCGAGATCGTCGGCGCCCTCGGCTTCGGCGACGACTACATCACCAAGCCGTTCGACATCGACGTGGTCGTCGCCCGCCTCACCGCCGTGCTGCGCCGTACCCGGCCGGCCGACGTCCTTCCGCAGCGGCCGCCGCTGCGCTACGGCGATCTGGAGCTCGACGAGACGACCTACAGCGCGCGCCGCGCGGGCCGCTCGGTCGAGCTGACCCCCACCGAGTACGCGCTGCTGCGGTTCCTGGTCCGCAACGGCGGGCGGATCGTGCCCAAGGAACAACTGCTGCGCCACGTCTGGCAGTACGAGCACACTCCGCCGGAGTCGACGGTCGTCGAGACCTACATCAGCTATCTGCGGCGCAAACTGGACGTCCTGGGACCGCCGGTGATCACCACCCGGCGGGGCGTCGGATACGGGCTGGCGTGA
- a CDS encoding MMPL family transporter: MARWCYRHRLVVLLLWVGALFGLGFSASTAGTDYANVFSLPDTDSKKAYDLMEKAFPASAGDTDTVVWKVDEGSVRDQDVRSRIQPALDGIAKMKGVGGVTGPYAGDTAGISGDGRIAYARITFTEQANAVPKELVQDVVDTARDAGRDGLEVEVGGQAVQRVQEPPTGLAEMVGLAAAAVVLFLAFGSLYAMLLPLAVAVFGVGMGLFSTQLLSHVTDIPDLAPLLSSLIGLGVGIDYALFIVTRHRKGVLRGLDPEESAVTALNTSGRAVLFAGGTVCIALAGMLVTNLRFLDGVVIGTSLTVVLSVLAATTLLPALLGFLGARVLNRKQRRLLASTGPEPEKASGPAARWSMGVQRRPRTIAALALVVMAVLALPVLSLRLGATDQGNDDASTTTRKAYDLLAEGFGPGFNGPLQVVVDGGDAAALAQDIEQTPGVAQVAALPPASGVTVIQVVPTTSPQSEQTDTLIDRLRDDVIPAAGAEAHVGGVTAVSKDFATVTGDRLPLFIATIIGLGFLLLLVAFRSLVVPLTAAVMNLVAAAASFGVLVAVFQWGWGLDLLGLGKEGPINAFLPVIMLSLLFGLSMDYQVFLVSRMHEEWVHTRDNARAVRVGLAETSRVINSAALIMVCVFLAFVLSGDAGAAMAGVGLAAAVALDAFILRTALVPAAMHLLGDSNWWLPGWLEKRLPHLAVEPKEEAAAPAGAEAGDGPASVVHGFVRNTAGGPVENATVTLMSQGGRELDRVTSLADGSYILSVPAPGTYLLSTTAAPPLLRRARQLTVAGEPLVFDVELEEGAEVG, from the coding sequence TTGGCACGCTGGTGCTATCGGCACCGGCTGGTGGTCCTGTTGCTCTGGGTGGGGGCGCTGTTCGGCCTGGGATTCTCGGCCTCGACGGCGGGTACGGACTACGCGAACGTCTTCTCCCTCCCCGACACGGACTCCAAGAAGGCGTACGACCTGATGGAGAAGGCGTTCCCGGCGAGCGCCGGCGACACCGACACCGTCGTGTGGAAGGTCGACGAGGGCTCGGTACGGGACCAGGACGTACGGTCCAGGATCCAGCCCGCGCTCGACGGGATCGCGAAGATGAAGGGCGTCGGCGGGGTCACCGGCCCGTACGCGGGGGACACGGCGGGGATCAGCGGTGACGGGCGGATCGCCTACGCCCGGATCACCTTCACCGAGCAGGCGAACGCCGTCCCGAAGGAACTCGTCCAGGACGTCGTCGACACCGCGCGGGACGCCGGGCGGGACGGCCTGGAGGTCGAGGTGGGAGGCCAGGCCGTCCAACGGGTGCAGGAACCGCCCACCGGGCTCGCCGAGATGGTCGGCCTCGCGGCGGCGGCGGTCGTCCTGTTCCTGGCCTTCGGCTCGCTCTACGCGATGCTGCTGCCGCTCGCCGTGGCGGTCTTCGGCGTCGGCATGGGCCTGTTCTCGACCCAGCTGCTGAGCCATGTCACCGACATCCCGGACCTGGCCCCGCTGCTGTCCTCGCTGATCGGCCTCGGCGTCGGCATCGACTACGCCCTGTTCATCGTGACCCGGCACCGCAAGGGCGTCCTGCGCGGCCTGGACCCGGAGGAGTCGGCTGTCACCGCCCTCAACACCTCCGGCCGGGCCGTGCTGTTCGCGGGCGGCACGGTCTGCATCGCCCTGGCCGGCATGCTGGTGACGAACCTGCGCTTCCTGGACGGCGTCGTCATCGGCACCTCACTGACGGTGGTGCTGAGCGTTCTCGCCGCGACGACGCTGCTGCCCGCGCTGCTCGGATTCCTCGGCGCGCGCGTACTGAACCGGAAGCAGCGGCGTCTGCTGGCCTCGACCGGCCCCGAGCCGGAGAAGGCGAGCGGTCCCGCCGCCCGCTGGTCGATGGGCGTGCAGCGCAGGCCGCGGACGATCGCCGCGCTCGCGCTGGTCGTCATGGCCGTCCTCGCGCTGCCCGTGCTGTCGCTCCGGCTCGGCGCCACCGACCAGGGCAACGACGATGCCTCGACGACCACCCGCAAGGCCTACGACCTGCTCGCCGAGGGATTCGGGCCGGGCTTCAACGGTCCCCTCCAGGTGGTGGTCGACGGCGGCGACGCGGCCGCCCTGGCCCAGGACATCGAACAGACGCCCGGCGTCGCCCAGGTGGCCGCGCTGCCGCCCGCGAGCGGGGTCACGGTCATCCAGGTGGTGCCCACGACCTCGCCGCAGTCCGAGCAGACCGACACCCTGATCGACCGGCTGCGCGACGACGTCATCCCGGCGGCCGGGGCCGAGGCGCACGTGGGCGGCGTCACGGCGGTCTCCAAGGACTTCGCCACCGTCACCGGCGACCGCCTGCCCCTGTTCATCGCCACCATCATCGGCCTCGGCTTCCTGCTGCTCCTGGTCGCCTTCCGCTCCCTGGTGGTGCCGCTGACGGCCGCCGTGATGAACCTGGTCGCGGCCGCGGCCTCCTTCGGTGTCCTCGTCGCCGTCTTCCAGTGGGGCTGGGGCCTGGATCTGCTCGGCCTCGGCAAGGAAGGGCCGATCAACGCCTTCCTGCCCGTCATCATGCTGTCCCTGCTCTTCGGCCTGTCCATGGACTACCAGGTCTTCCTGGTCAGCCGGATGCACGAGGAGTGGGTGCACACCAGGGACAACGCCCGTGCGGTCCGGGTGGGCCTCGCCGAGACCAGCCGCGTCATCAACTCGGCAGCCCTGATCATGGTCTGCGTCTTCCTCGCCTTCGTGCTCAGCGGTGACGCGGGCGCGGCCATGGCGGGCGTCGGCCTCGCCGCCGCGGTCGCGCTGGACGCGTTCATCCTGCGTACGGCACTGGTGCCGGCCGCGATGCACCTGCTCGGCGACTCCAACTGGTGGCTGCCCGGGTGGCTGGAGAAGCGGCTGCCGCATCTCGCGGTCGAGCCCAAGGAGGAGGCGGCGGCGCCGGCGGGGGCCGAGGCGGGCGACGGACCGGCCTCGGTCGTGCACGGCTTCGTCCGGAACACGGCGGGTGGGCCGGTCGAGAACGCGACGGTCACCCTGATGTCGCAGGGCGGACGGGAACTGGACCGCGTGACCTCCCTCGCCGACGGCTCCTACATCCTCTCCGTCCCGGCCCCGGGGACGTATCTGCTGTCGACGACCGCCGCCCCGCCCCTGCTGAGGCGCGCCCGGCAGCTGACGGTCGCGGGGGAGCCCCTGGTCTTCGACGTGGAGCTGGAGGAGGGCGCGGAGGTCGGCTGA
- a CDS encoding TetR/AcrR family transcriptional regulator — protein sequence MPANNDGPAEAASPSEPHGAAPATEHHEAAPTSKSEQTRALILETAMRLFQERGYDKTTMRAIAKEAGVSVGNAYYYFAGKEHLIQGFYDRLAAEHREAVRDVLSRETGLEARLAGVLRVWLEVAEPYHEFAVQFFKNAADPDSPLSPFSAESEHARVEAIAVHKEVLAGSKAKVPQELREVLPELMWLSQMGLVMYWIYDRTEGRERSYRLAGRGARLTARGVALARFRVLRPLVLEVHDLFTDFLPGMTNALPDPARKSPPGPADSADPAGSSSG from the coding sequence GTGCCCGCGAACAACGACGGTCCCGCCGAGGCCGCTTCCCCGTCCGAGCCCCATGGGGCCGCCCCCGCGACCGAACACCATGAGGCCGCCCCCACGTCCAAGTCCGAGCAGACCCGCGCTCTGATCCTGGAGACGGCGATGCGGCTGTTCCAGGAGCGCGGCTACGACAAGACGACGATGCGGGCCATCGCCAAGGAGGCCGGGGTCTCGGTCGGCAACGCGTACTACTACTTCGCCGGCAAGGAGCACCTGATCCAGGGCTTCTACGACCGGCTCGCCGCCGAGCACCGGGAGGCCGTCCGGGACGTCCTGTCCCGGGAGACCGGCCTGGAGGCCCGGCTGGCGGGGGTGCTGCGGGTCTGGCTCGAGGTGGCCGAGCCGTACCACGAGTTCGCGGTCCAGTTCTTCAAGAACGCCGCCGACCCGGACAGCCCGCTCAGTCCGTTCTCCGCCGAGTCGGAGCACGCGCGCGTGGAGGCCATCGCCGTCCACAAGGAGGTGCTCGCGGGGTCGAAGGCCAAGGTCCCGCAGGAGCTGCGGGAGGTGCTGCCCGAGTTGATGTGGCTCTCCCAGATGGGTCTCGTCATGTACTGGATCTACGACCGTACGGAAGGGCGCGAGCGCAGCTACCGGCTGGCCGGCCGGGGGGCGCGCCTCACCGCGCGGGGCGTGGCGCTGGCCCGGTTCCGGGTGCTGCGGCCGCTCGTCCTCGAGGTCCACGACCTGTTCACGGACTTCCTGCCCGGCATGACCAACGCCCTGCCGGACCCCGCGAGGAAGAGCCCGCCCGGCCCGGCGGACTCCGCGGACCCCGCGGGCTCTTCCTCGGGTTGA